A window of the Candidatus Hydrogenedentota bacterium genome harbors these coding sequences:
- a CDS encoding sensor domain-containing diguanylate cyclase, translating to MLGRDISYENLLDQLNDGVFFLDPNQVITYWNRGAERISGFSRAEVIGQVLKPNFLGHLDKTAHPVFGEESPGALCLKDGQIREEELYIRHKNGQLVPVFTRISPIVNTLQEVIGVMEVFTDNTSKIAALQRIEELEELALVCPVTQVGNRRYAEMALANAFEELKRYDWAFGVLFVDIDNFKLVNDTSGHKAGDEVLRMVALALKSSLRTFDFVGRWGGEEFIVVLPNINDEVLARVAERCRAVIEESRYQCEGRGVRVTVSVGAGIARPDETPETLIERVDRLMYASKDAGRNRVTIDP from the coding sequence ATGCTCGGACGCGACATCTCGTATGAGAACTTGCTGGATCAACTGAATGACGGGGTGTTTTTCCTGGACCCGAACCAGGTCATTACGTACTGGAACCGCGGCGCGGAGCGCATTTCGGGGTTTTCGCGCGCCGAGGTGATCGGCCAGGTCCTGAAGCCGAATTTCCTGGGCCATCTGGACAAGACGGCCCACCCGGTCTTCGGCGAGGAATCGCCCGGCGCCTTATGTCTCAAAGACGGCCAGATCCGGGAGGAGGAGCTGTACATCCGTCATAAGAACGGGCAACTCGTGCCGGTTTTCACGCGGATCAGCCCGATTGTGAACACGCTCCAGGAGGTGATCGGGGTCATGGAGGTGTTTACGGACAACACGTCGAAGATCGCGGCTCTCCAGCGCATCGAGGAACTCGAGGAACTGGCGCTGGTCTGCCCCGTCACGCAGGTTGGCAACCGCCGCTATGCGGAAATGGCGCTGGCGAACGCATTCGAAGAACTCAAGCGGTACGACTGGGCATTCGGCGTCCTGTTCGTGGATATCGACAATTTCAAGCTTGTCAACGATACGAGCGGGCACAAGGCCGGCGACGAAGTCTTGCGCATGGTCGCGCTGGCGCTCAAGTCGAGTCTGCGCACGTTCGATTTCGTCGGGCGCTGGGGCGGCGAGGAATTCATCGTTGTGCTTCCCAACATCAACGATGAAGTGCTTGCCCGAGTAGCCGAACGCTGCAGGGCCGTCATCGAGGAGTCGCGTTACCAGTGCGAAGGGCGGGGAGTCCGCGTGACCGTATCCGTTGGCGCGGGCATTGCGCGGCCTGATGAGACGCCCGAAACGCTGATCGAACGGGTGGACCGGCTGATGTATGCCAGCAAGGACGCCGGGCGCAACCGTGTTACGATTGACCCCTGA